A genomic stretch from Gopherus evgoodei ecotype Sinaloan lineage chromosome 18, rGopEvg1_v1.p, whole genome shotgun sequence includes:
- the PPIH gene encoding peptidyl-prolyl cis-trans isomerase H isoform X3 produces MAVLAANPNNPVVFFDVSIGGQEIGRMKVELFADVVPKTAENFRQFCTGEFRKDGVPIGYKGSTFHRVIKDFMIQGGDFVNGDGTGVASIYRGPFADENFKLRHSAPGLLSMANSGPSTNGCQFFITCSKCDWLDGKHVVFGKIVDGLLVMRKIEVNVL; encoded by the exons ATGGCCGTGCTGGCAGCCAACCCCAACAACCCCGTGGTCTTCTTCGATGTCAGCATCGGCGgccag GAGATCGGCCGCATGAAGGTGGAGCTGTTCGCTGACGTTGTGCCCAAAACGGCGGAGAATTTCAG GCAATTTTGTACAGGTGAATTCAG GAAAGATGGTGTTCCAATAGGTTACAAAGGCAGCACTTTCCACAG GGTCATTAAGGATTTCATGATACAGGGAGGTGACTTTGTAAAC GGAGATGGTACTGGAGTAGCTAGTATATACCGGGGCCCCTTTGCAGATGAAAACTTCAAACTCAGACATTCTGCTCCTGGGCTGTTGTCTATG GCAAACAGTGGTCCAAGTACAAACGGGTGTCAGTTCTTCATCACGTGTTCCAAATGTGACTGGCTGGATGGGAAGCACGTTGTGTTTG GTAAAATCGTTGATGGGCTCCTTGTCATGAGAAAAATTGAG gtgAATGTACTTTGA
- the PPIH gene encoding peptidyl-prolyl cis-trans isomerase H isoform X2, whose product MAVLAANPNNPVVFFDVSIGGQEIGRMKVELFADVVPKTAENFRQFCTGEFRKDGVPIGYKGSTFHRVIKDFMIQGGDFVNGDGTGVASIYRGPFADENFKLRHSAPGLLSMANSGPSTNGCQFFITCSKCDWLDGKHVVFGKIVDGLLVMRKIENVPTGPNNKPKLPVVISQCGEM is encoded by the exons ATGGCCGTGCTGGCAGCCAACCCCAACAACCCCGTGGTCTTCTTCGATGTCAGCATCGGCGgccag GAGATCGGCCGCATGAAGGTGGAGCTGTTCGCTGACGTTGTGCCCAAAACGGCGGAGAATTTCAG GCAATTTTGTACAGGTGAATTCAG GAAAGATGGTGTTCCAATAGGTTACAAAGGCAGCACTTTCCACAG GGTCATTAAGGATTTCATGATACAGGGAGGTGACTTTGTAAAC GGAGATGGTACTGGAGTAGCTAGTATATACCGGGGCCCCTTTGCAGATGAAAACTTCAAACTCAGACATTCTGCTCCTGGGCTGTTGTCTATG GCAAACAGTGGTCCAAGTACAAACGGGTGTCAGTTCTTCATCACGTGTTCCAAATGTGACTGGCTGGATGGGAAGCACGTTGTGTTTG GTAAAATCGTTGATGGGCTCCTTGTCATGAGAAAAATTGAG AATGTACCTACTGGTCCAAATAACAAACCCAAACTGCCAGTGGTCATCTCACAGTGTGGTGAAATGTAG
- the PPIH gene encoding peptidyl-prolyl cis-trans isomerase H isoform X1, translating into MAVLAANPNNPVVFFDVSIGGQEIGRMKVELFADVVPKTAENFRQFCTGEFRKDGVPIGYKGSTFHRVIKDFMIQGGDFVNGDGTGVASIYRGPFADENFKLRHSAPGLLSMANSGPSTNGCQFFITCSKCDWLDGKHVVFGKIVDGLLVMRKIEVVTGPSLPITVAAPVFSCRPYLCCWHVYRSF; encoded by the exons ATGGCCGTGCTGGCAGCCAACCCCAACAACCCCGTGGTCTTCTTCGATGTCAGCATCGGCGgccag GAGATCGGCCGCATGAAGGTGGAGCTGTTCGCTGACGTTGTGCCCAAAACGGCGGAGAATTTCAG GCAATTTTGTACAGGTGAATTCAG GAAAGATGGTGTTCCAATAGGTTACAAAGGCAGCACTTTCCACAG GGTCATTAAGGATTTCATGATACAGGGAGGTGACTTTGTAAAC GGAGATGGTACTGGAGTAGCTAGTATATACCGGGGCCCCTTTGCAGATGAAAACTTCAAACTCAGACATTCTGCTCCTGGGCTGTTGTCTATG GCAAACAGTGGTCCAAGTACAAACGGGTGTCAGTTCTTCATCACGTGTTCCAAATGTGACTGGCTGGATGGGAAGCACGTTGTGTTTG GTAAAATCGTTGATGGGCTCCTTGTCATGAGAAAAATTGAG GTAGTCACTGGTCCCTCGTTACCCATCACTGTGGCTGCCCCAGTCTTTTCCTGCAGGCCATATCTGTGCTGCTGGCATGTCTACAGAAGTTTCTGA